A part of Paenibacillus sp. 481 genomic DNA contains:
- the lgt gene encoding prolipoprotein diacylglyceryl transferase, translating to MGTMLLNPIALELGPLAVHWYGLILGTAALVGLLLAIREGKRFGISQDFFMDLLLFGVPSALIGARAYYVAFKWEQYKHDWTEIFKIWNGGIAIYGALIGAVVCAVIYVRKKGYSFWRIADICAPSLLIGQAIGRWGNFVNQEAYGGPAEESFLRNVLHLPDFIVNQMNVNGVFHHPTFLYESLWNFVGVLLLFGLRRLRTVKNGELFIGYLIWYSVGRFYIEGLRTDSLAYQGSEWMASFVNALWSPMTALFEQGYLNPDYGNVRISQLVAIFLVLAGIALIIVRRVTGKANVSYSAPIVSTLGNADVKDAKHVKGAKDAKDAKDNVVKSEKAKPNQDQSSSSGSNHTTESNDSAHKKEN from the coding sequence ATGGGGACGATGTTGCTAAATCCAATCGCGCTTGAGTTGGGGCCGCTTGCTGTACACTGGTATGGACTTATACTAGGTACAGCAGCGCTAGTAGGGCTTCTGCTGGCGATTCGCGAAGGAAAACGCTTCGGTATTTCGCAGGACTTCTTTATGGATTTGCTGCTATTCGGTGTTCCTTCCGCCCTTATTGGCGCGCGCGCCTATTATGTCGCGTTCAAGTGGGAACAATACAAGCATGATTGGACTGAAATATTCAAGATTTGGAATGGCGGCATTGCGATATATGGCGCACTTATTGGTGCGGTCGTATGTGCAGTCATTTATGTACGTAAAAAGGGATACAGCTTTTGGCGCATCGCAGATATTTGTGCGCCATCCTTGCTGATCGGACAAGCGATTGGCCGCTGGGGCAACTTTGTTAATCAAGAGGCATATGGTGGCCCGGCCGAAGAATCTTTTTTGCGCAACGTACTGCATCTACCTGACTTTATCGTCAACCAGATGAACGTAAACGGAGTGTTCCATCATCCGACATTTTTATATGAATCGCTATGGAACTTTGTCGGTGTGTTGCTGTTGTTCGGCTTACGTCGCTTGCGTACGGTGAAAAACGGTGAGTTGTTTATTGGCTATTTGATATGGTATTCAGTAGGTCGTTTCTATATTGAGGGATTGCGTACGGATAGCTTAGCTTATCAAGGAAGTGAGTGGATGGCGTCGTTCGTAAACGCACTCTGGTCTCCTATGACAGCGTTGTTCGAACAAGGTTATTTGAATCCCGATTACGGAAATGTCCGTATTTCGCAACTAGTTGCCATTTTCCTTGTGTTAGCAGGAATTGCTTTAATTATTGTTCGACGCGTCACAGGTAAGGCTAACGTGTCTTACAGTGCCCCAATCGTTTCGACGTTGGGCAATGCTGATGTTAAAGATGCTAAACATGTTAAAGGCGCAAAAGACGCAAAAGACGCAAAAGATAATGTAGTGAAAAGTGAGAAGGCAAAGCCCAATCAAGATCAGTCTTCAAGTTCAGGTTCAAATCATACAACTGAGAGCAATGATAGTGCACACAAAAAGGAGAACTGA
- the hprK gene encoding HPr(Ser) kinase/phosphatase, with amino-acid sequence MAKKVKVSELAEQFHLDVLAGAPGLKRPITVDDLHRPGLEMAGYFEHHPKERVQLLGKTELDFFETLPNEVRLERMSHFCSEDMPCIIVTRGLEVPEEFIQVCNEHDVPLMRSNAATTTLSSRITSYLERKLAPTATIHGVLVDVYGVGMLITGGSGIGKSETALELVKRSHRLIADDAVEIRQTADNQLHGTAPELIRHLLEIRGIGIINVMTLFGAGAIRNNKRISVVIKLENWQQDKQYDRLGLDEEVTRIIDTDVPLVTIPVRPGRNLAVIIEVAAMNYRLKRMGYNAALQFTNKLTETIAEDMDDFD; translated from the coding sequence ATGGCCAAAAAAGTGAAAGTTTCCGAATTGGCGGAACAGTTCCATCTAGATGTGCTTGCAGGTGCTCCGGGACTGAAGCGGCCGATTACGGTTGATGATTTGCATCGTCCGGGATTAGAAATGGCCGGATATTTCGAGCATCATCCGAAAGAGCGGGTGCAATTGCTCGGGAAGACCGAGCTAGATTTTTTTGAAACGCTGCCTAATGAGGTGCGCCTGGAGCGCATGAGTCATTTTTGTTCGGAAGATATGCCGTGCATTATCGTTACCCGCGGCTTAGAGGTGCCAGAAGAATTTATACAAGTTTGCAACGAGCATGATGTGCCTTTGATGCGATCTAATGCGGCTACGACCACTTTATCTAGCCGTATCACGAGCTATTTGGAGCGGAAATTGGCTCCAACTGCCACGATTCACGGCGTGCTAGTTGATGTGTACGGCGTTGGTATGCTCATTACGGGCGGAAGCGGGATCGGTAAGAGTGAGACCGCGCTAGAGTTGGTGAAGCGCAGCCATCGTCTTATTGCCGATGATGCGGTTGAAATTCGCCAGACAGCTGACAATCAGCTGCATGGTACAGCGCCTGAGCTTATCCGACATTTATTAGAGATTCGGGGAATTGGCATTATTAATGTAATGACTTTGTTCGGAGCAGGGGCAATTCGCAACAATAAGCGTATTAGTGTTGTTATTAAGCTGGAAAATTGGCAGCAAGATAAGCAGTATGACCGTCTCGGCTTGGATGAAGAGGTGACTCGCATTATTGATACGGATGTGCCACTCGTGACAATTCCGGTACGCCCAGGTCGTAACTTGGCGGTCATCATTGAGGTGGCGGCCATGAACTACCGCTTGAAGCGTATGGGATATAACGCGGCGCTTCAATTTACGAATAAGCTTACGGAAACGATTGCAGAAGATATGGATGATTTTGATTGA
- a CDS encoding chitinase yields the protein MSLFKSVLAKRSLAVLLMCVLVLSLIPVTAFGTASPETPSAAAPAAWAPNTAYKIGDLVTYQNKSYECTLAHTSLVGWEPAAVPALWKVSTSQPPVDITPPTAPQTLQATAVTHNSVTLSWQAATDNVGVTSYHVWNGTLKVGTSASTTFTASGLTANTNYTFSVQAADAAGNVSPASNIITISTPGAPNDVEAPSIPANVQLTDKTSTSLTITWNASTDNIAVTQYEVLLNGQLAGTTSSTTWTAAGLTASTAYSLVVRALDAAGNRSGDSAVVTATTNPTNPGTSTRKLIGYWHNFNNGSANIRLKDVSPHYDIINVAFAEPIAADRATMGFTPYNATKEQFIADIAALKAQGKKVNISIGGADGAVELVDNAARLNFTRTMTAIINEYGFSGIDIDLEGSSLALNGGDTDFRNPTTPKIANLIASVREILSQKGPDFLLTMAPETAYVQGGMTAYGGPWGAYLPVIYAFKDRLNIIHVQHYNTGGITALDGRTYSQGTPDFQVAMTEMLLQGFPIANNQANKFPALRADQVGFGLPSIPRAAPAGGYTTPADIDKALKYLVKGQSYGGAYVLRNPAGYSAFPGVMTWSINWDQVSGFGFSQPVRNSLNSL from the coding sequence ATGTCATTATTCAAATCAGTACTCGCAAAACGAAGCCTTGCCGTACTCCTGATGTGCGTGCTCGTTCTTTCACTCATCCCTGTAACCGCTTTCGGCACAGCTTCACCAGAAACACCTTCAGCCGCCGCACCAGCTGCTTGGGCACCTAACACGGCCTACAAGATAGGCGATCTGGTCACTTATCAAAATAAATCCTACGAATGTACGCTTGCTCACACTTCACTCGTAGGCTGGGAACCAGCTGCAGTGCCTGCACTCTGGAAAGTGAGCACCAGTCAACCTCCAGTGGACATCACGCCACCTACCGCACCACAAACGCTGCAAGCAACAGCCGTCACTCATAATTCAGTCACACTTAGCTGGCAAGCAGCTACAGATAATGTAGGTGTAACTTCTTATCATGTATGGAACGGCACACTCAAAGTCGGTACATCCGCAAGTACAACGTTTACTGCAAGTGGGCTGACTGCTAACACGAACTACACATTCTCCGTACAAGCGGCTGATGCAGCCGGCAACGTATCTCCAGCAAGCAATATCATCACGATTTCTACACCTGGTGCACCTAATGATGTAGAGGCTCCTAGCATACCAGCAAATGTCCAGCTTACCGACAAGACTTCTACTTCCTTAACAATCACTTGGAATGCCTCCACAGACAACATCGCCGTCACACAATATGAAGTGTTATTAAACGGACAACTTGCTGGAACAACAAGCAGCACAACTTGGACAGCAGCAGGCCTAACTGCAAGTACAGCTTATAGCTTAGTCGTACGTGCCCTAGATGCCGCTGGCAACCGTTCTGGCGACAGCGCTGTAGTTACAGCAACTACAAATCCTACAAATCCAGGCACAAGCACACGCAAACTGATCGGATATTGGCACAACTTTAACAATGGTTCAGCGAATATTCGTTTGAAAGATGTATCTCCACACTACGACATCATTAACGTTGCCTTTGCAGAGCCGATTGCAGCAGATCGGGCAACAATGGGATTCACACCGTACAACGCAACCAAAGAGCAATTCATTGCTGACATTGCCGCACTTAAAGCACAAGGTAAAAAAGTAAACATCTCAATTGGCGGCGCAGACGGTGCAGTTGAATTAGTAGATAATGCAGCCAGACTGAACTTCACTCGTACAATGACCGCCATCATTAATGAATATGGCTTTAGCGGTATAGACATCGACTTGGAAGGTAGCTCACTCGCTTTAAATGGTGGAGATACGGATTTCCGTAACCCAACGACACCTAAGATCGCTAACCTCATCGCTTCTGTTCGTGAAATATTAAGCCAAAAAGGCCCTGACTTCTTACTGACAATGGCTCCAGAAACAGCTTATGTTCAAGGTGGCATGACTGCATACGGCGGCCCATGGGGTGCCTACTTGCCGGTCATTTACGCCTTCAAAGACAGACTGAACATTATCCATGTTCAGCACTATAACACAGGTGGCATCACAGCTCTTGATGGCCGTACTTATAGCCAAGGCACACCTGATTTCCAAGTTGCCATGACTGAAATGTTGTTGCAAGGCTTCCCAATTGCCAACAATCAGGCGAACAAGTTCCCTGCTTTACGTGCGGATCAAGTAGGTTTCGGATTACCATCAATACCGCGTGCTGCTCCTGCAGGAGGGTACACAACCCCAGCTGATATTGATAAAGCACTGAAATATCTTGTTAAGGGTCAAAGCTATGGTGGTGCCTATGTACTGCGTAATCCAGCTGGCTATTCAGCCTTCCCTGGAGTCATGACATGGTCCATCAACTGGGATCAAGTGTCCGGCTTTGGGTTCTCACAACCCGTTCGTAATTCATTGAACAGTCTGTAA
- a CDS encoding DoxX family protein, with protein MIEFARKNVVVKWLLIVVRVMLGWYWFKAALNKLQKGNFDATQYISGAIEKSQGAKPSIPDWWGQFLESVVMPNIQIFNFIVPVGELLVGIGLIVGLFTKTAAFFGFMMNYAFFLSGSVSLNPTMIIASLLILISLHQAGSIGLDGLIRSRNFSFFNKQKGVSAQT; from the coding sequence ATGATAGAATTTGCTCGGAAAAATGTCGTCGTAAAATGGCTTTTAATTGTCGTAAGAGTTATGTTAGGTTGGTATTGGTTTAAAGCCGCATTAAATAAATTGCAAAAAGGGAACTTTGATGCCACTCAATATATTTCTGGTGCAATAGAAAAATCCCAAGGTGCCAAACCATCTATTCCAGATTGGTGGGGACAATTTTTGGAGTCCGTCGTTATGCCTAACATCCAAATCTTTAACTTCATCGTTCCCGTCGGAGAATTGCTTGTAGGAATCGGACTTATCGTCGGCCTGTTCACCAAAACAGCCGCCTTCTTCGGATTCATGATGAATTATGCCTTCTTCCTTAGTGGTTCCGTTAGCCTTAACCCAACGATGATTATCGCTTCGTTGCTCATCCTTATATCGCTCCATCAAGCTGGCTCAATCGGTTTAGACGGACTAATAAGAAGTCGTAATTTTTCATTTTTCAACAAGCAAAAAGGCGTGTCCGCTCAAACTTAA
- a CDS encoding ABC transporter ATP-binding protein, translating into MAGVRLENIFKKYPGADKATVKDVNLDIKDKEFLVLVGPSGCGKSTTLRMIAGLEEISEGKLFIGDRLVNDVAPKDRDIAMVFQSYALYPHMNVYQNMAFGLKLRKFKKDEIDKRVREAAKILDIEHLLDRKPKALSGGQRQRVALGRAIVREPQVFLMDEPLSNLDAKLRGQMRAEISKLAKRLQTTVIYVTHDQIEAMTMGDRIVVMKDGIIQQAAAPDVLYNHPVNMFVAGFIGSPTINFVNGTLTEEGGELRFKAPGLNVVVPAGRAQALKEKGYVSKEVILGVRSEDIHEEPVFLEASPHSQFTATIEVAENLGHEMLLYLNGVGNSSVIARVDGRSNAKEGQTVKLAIDMNKIHVFDKDSELNIFES; encoded by the coding sequence ATGGCAGGCGTACGCTTAGAAAATATTTTCAAGAAATACCCGGGTGCAGATAAGGCAACAGTTAAAGATGTTAACTTGGACATTAAAGACAAGGAGTTTTTGGTCCTTGTAGGTCCATCGGGTTGCGGTAAATCAACGACATTGCGTATGATTGCAGGTCTTGAAGAGATTTCTGAAGGAAAATTGTTTATTGGTGACCGCCTTGTTAACGATGTTGCGCCAAAAGACCGTGACATTGCGATGGTATTCCAATCTTATGCGTTGTATCCACATATGAACGTGTATCAAAATATGGCGTTTGGTTTGAAATTGCGTAAGTTCAAAAAAGATGAAATCGACAAACGTGTTCGTGAAGCTGCGAAAATTCTCGACATCGAGCACTTGCTTGACCGCAAACCAAAGGCGTTGTCTGGTGGTCAGCGTCAGCGTGTTGCGCTTGGTCGTGCAATCGTTCGTGAGCCACAAGTATTCTTGATGGACGAACCGCTTTCTAACTTGGATGCAAAATTGCGTGGCCAAATGCGTGCTGAGATTTCGAAATTGGCGAAGCGTTTGCAAACGACAGTTATTTACGTAACGCATGACCAAATCGAAGCAATGACGATGGGTGACCGTATCGTTGTTATGAAAGACGGTATCATTCAACAAGCGGCAGCTCCAGATGTGTTGTACAACCATCCAGTGAATATGTTCGTTGCAGGCTTTATTGGCTCGCCAACGATTAACTTCGTCAACGGTACTTTAACTGAAGAGGGCGGCGAACTTCGCTTTAAAGCACCTGGCTTGAACGTTGTCGTTCCAGCAGGTAGAGCGCAAGCCTTGAAAGAGAAAGGCTACGTTAGCAAAGAAGTTATTCTCGGCGTTCGTTCTGAAGATATTCACGAAGAGCCTGTATTTTTGGAAGCATCGCCACACAGCCAGTTCACAGCTACTATTGAAGTTGCTGAGAACTTGGGTCACGAGATGTTGCTCTACTTGAACGGTGTAGGCAACAGCAGCGTTATCGCTCGTGTAGACGGTCGCTCCAACGCTAAGGAAGGCCAAACTGTGAAGCTTGCAATCGATATGAACAAAATTCACGTGTTTGATAAAGATTCCGAATTGAACATTTTCGAGAGCTAA
- a CDS encoding PucR family transcriptional regulator, giving the protein MNLDFVTEKLKQISGVEISVQHLSIKQWRKLQEKAQPYTDGELVVGVRINDLIYYKWNEEEDMITFLLASEATLSASELQLMDWLIRVERPLKNTSLRAADEVKVQATQLSSWIHEQLELRQLGSEVPDTLQLKKRLCAEFVPFLLISDHGRDTDYAELYKLLRSYFGGEYVLIPLEEKEWLILCPHSLIWSSEQDEETDEMESIEDTLTSFCLGLYELLASEWIGDSQLSVGYTTIPNKGLPGVVSQLRETIYLGRTFHVADNIHLPWELHLERLVFSIPEQVRKQFLERVVTKGRSFVDEETMATVVTFFQHNCSVSETAKRLYIHRNTLLYRLDKLKQDTGLDVRSFSDAVLVKLILLLYKVTN; this is encoded by the coding sequence ATGAATTTAGATTTTGTGACAGAAAAGCTTAAACAAATTAGCGGAGTAGAAATATCGGTACAACATTTGTCGATAAAGCAATGGCGAAAGTTGCAGGAAAAAGCCCAGCCTTATACAGATGGAGAACTAGTTGTTGGAGTTCGTATTAATGATCTTATTTATTATAAATGGAACGAAGAAGAAGACATGATAACGTTTTTGCTTGCTTCAGAAGCCACGCTGTCAGCGTCAGAATTACAGCTGATGGACTGGTTGATTCGTGTAGAGCGACCACTAAAAAATACTTCATTGCGCGCAGCGGATGAGGTAAAGGTACAGGCTACTCAGCTATCCTCATGGATTCATGAGCAATTGGAGCTGCGACAACTTGGGTCAGAAGTACCTGATACGCTGCAATTAAAAAAGAGGCTGTGTGCAGAGTTTGTTCCTTTTTTGCTTATATCCGACCATGGAAGGGACACTGACTATGCAGAGTTATATAAGCTGCTACGTTCCTATTTTGGAGGAGAGTACGTACTTATACCGCTTGAAGAAAAAGAATGGTTAATACTTTGCCCACACTCGCTAATATGGTCGAGTGAACAAGATGAGGAAACGGACGAAATGGAGTCTATTGAAGATACATTGACTTCATTTTGCCTTGGATTATATGAGTTGTTAGCTAGTGAGTGGATAGGAGATAGTCAATTATCTGTTGGTTATACTACTATTCCAAATAAAGGGCTGCCTGGTGTGGTGTCTCAACTTCGTGAGACGATATATTTAGGGCGAACTTTTCATGTGGCAGATAATATTCATTTACCGTGGGAGCTTCATTTAGAGCGGCTCGTGTTCAGCATTCCTGAGCAGGTACGTAAGCAATTTTTAGAACGTGTCGTTACGAAAGGGCGCAGTTTTGTCGATGAGGAGACGATGGCCACGGTCGTAACCTTTTTTCAGCACAATTGTAGCGTTAGTGAAACGGCGAAGCGTTTATACATTCACCGCAATACGTTGCTGTATCGTTTAGATAAGCTAAAGCAAGATACGGGGCTTGATGTGCGGAGTTTTTCAGATGCGGTATTAGTAAAGTTGATTTTGCTATTGTACAAAGTGACAAACTAA
- a CDS encoding pro-sigmaK processing inhibitor BofA family protein, with product MKTMWLIMLFVSALGLLVLLFRDRIARRGVINFALHGIVAFVLLYIVNVTGWLDGIYIPTNPITLTTVGVLGVPGLASLVFLKMYLI from the coding sequence ATGAAGACAATGTGGCTTATTATGTTGTTTGTATCTGCGTTGGGCTTGCTTGTACTGCTGTTTCGAGATCGGATAGCTAGAAGGGGTGTTATTAATTTTGCTCTGCATGGAATCGTGGCGTTTGTTCTATTGTACATAGTTAATGTAACGGGATGGCTAGATGGAATTTATATACCGACAAACCCGATAACCTTAACAACAGTGGGTGTATTGGGAGTACCGGGATTGGCGAGTTTGGTTTTCCTTAAAATGTATTTAATTTAG
- a CDS encoding DUF2508 domain-containing protein, with translation MKKMLTFIQELIDQMSQRGWWFKKDNNVKFCEHTEQLQTLSDLQLAYKDWEAAHIRFDYANGDDEIDYAICTLEASEKRIAMVLKKAKKMRIHALMVERGQ, from the coding sequence ATGAAAAAGATGCTTACATTCATCCAAGAGTTAATCGATCAGATGAGTCAACGTGGGTGGTGGTTTAAAAAAGATAATAACGTGAAGTTCTGTGAACACACTGAACAGTTGCAAACGTTATCGGATCTACAATTGGCCTATAAGGATTGGGAGGCGGCTCATATCCGTTTTGATTATGCAAATGGTGATGACGAGATTGATTATGCTATTTGCACACTTGAAGCATCTGAGAAACGTATTGCTATGGTATTAAAGAAGGCGAAGAAAATGCGCATTCATGCATTGATGGTAGAAAGGGGGCAATAA
- the recR gene encoding recombination mediator RecR — protein sequence MYYPEPIAKLIDAFTHLPGIGPKTAARLAFHVLRMQEDDVIDFAKALVNVKRNLHYCSVCCNITDTDPCRICQDKSRDRSIICVVQETKDLVAMERTKEFQGYYHVLQGAISPMEGIGPEDIRLAELLKRLSDEQVKELIMATNPNIEGEATAMYISRLVKPFGIRVTRIAHGLPVGGDLEYADEVTLSKALEGRRELN from the coding sequence TTGTATTATCCAGAACCGATCGCCAAATTGATCGATGCATTTACTCATTTGCCGGGAATTGGTCCGAAGACAGCTGCGCGCCTTGCTTTTCATGTGCTACGTATGCAAGAGGACGATGTTATTGATTTCGCCAAGGCACTTGTTAACGTAAAACGGAACTTGCACTATTGCTCTGTATGCTGCAACATTACTGACACCGATCCGTGTCGTATTTGTCAAGATAAGTCACGAGACCGTTCAATTATTTGCGTCGTGCAAGAGACGAAAGATCTAGTAGCTATGGAACGAACAAAAGAGTTCCAAGGATACTATCATGTGCTTCAAGGTGCTATTTCTCCTATGGAGGGAATAGGGCCAGAAGATATTCGGTTGGCAGAATTACTGAAGCGTCTTAGCGATGAGCAGGTGAAGGAGCTAATTATGGCGACCAACCCTAACATCGAGGGAGAAGCTACAGCTATGTATATCTCTCGTCTCGTCAAACCATTCGGCATACGTGTTACGCGAATTGCGCACGGTCTGCCTGTAGGTGGAGATTTGGAGTATGCTGATGAAGTGACGTTGTCCAAAGCGTTAGAAGGACGACGAGAATTAAATTAA
- a CDS encoding YbaB/EbfC family nucleoid-associated protein — MNNMNQMMKQVKKMQEQMLKAQEALADKKIAGTSGGGAVTVEVNGHKKVLSIAIKPEVMDQDDMEMLQDLIITAVNDALTKAEDLANDDMAKFTGGMRIPGLF; from the coding sequence ATGAACAATATGAACCAAATGATGAAGCAAGTTAAAAAGATGCAAGAGCAAATGTTGAAAGCACAAGAAGCTTTGGCTGACAAGAAAATTGCTGGCACATCCGGTGGCGGCGCAGTAACAGTTGAAGTTAACGGCCACAAAAAAGTGTTGAGCATTGCAATCAAACCAGAAGTAATGGACCAAGACGACATGGAAATGCTGCAAGATCTTATCATTACAGCTGTAAACGACGCGTTGACGAAGGCTGAAGATTTGGCTAACGACGACATGGCTAAGTTTACAGGTGGCATGCGCATCCCTGGCTTGTTCTAG
- the dnaX gene encoding DNA polymerase III subunit gamma/tau, whose protein sequence is MGHIALYRAWRPQSFQDMVGQKHIIQTLQNSLREQRFSHAYLFSGPRGTGKTSAAKILAKAVNCEQGPGPEPCNACEACRRITAGAVMDVVEIDAASNRGVEEIRDLREKVKYAPTEVRHKVYIIDEVHMLTTEAFNALLKTLEEPPSHVMFILATTEPHRLPATIISRCQRFDFRRVSLEEQVMRLEQVCADEEIQADRDSLEYIAKLSDGGMRDAISLLDQAASFTDGHVTYRQVLDITGGMPEEQFAELAQAVHNNDVGIALTVIERLMQEGKSADKCMESLLYFFRDLLMMKMVPNGGALTDRLTRVEGFRPLAESFTVERLFFTIDTLNRYQTEMKYAVQPQTLFEVALLNIASQAGSIQNSSGNSAAGATQDSDTTASSAVVQQLQRQLASLETKLEQVMSSGATSAATDSASRQERQPAAIRQPGRVSKHTKMPPHFERYVSAQDEPDSGRVRGNWGQVLQRVKDLGVTIHAWLVNGEPVSALEDSVLVAFKNSIHRDTTEKPNNKQVIERVFAEVFGKPYRLDTMMLKDWQVADVKKEAKEETPFQLEPEGQENSREPWIDEAIQMFGEDLVIIKD, encoded by the coding sequence ATGGGTCATATAGCATTGTATCGCGCTTGGCGACCACAGTCGTTCCAAGACATGGTCGGACAAAAGCATATTATTCAAACGCTGCAAAATTCGCTGCGTGAGCAGCGTTTTTCGCATGCATATTTGTTCAGCGGTCCGCGTGGAACAGGAAAGACAAGTGCCGCAAAAATTTTAGCCAAAGCCGTCAACTGCGAGCAAGGGCCTGGGCCTGAACCGTGCAACGCTTGTGAGGCGTGCCGTCGCATTACCGCAGGAGCTGTTATGGACGTCGTAGAAATTGACGCCGCTTCTAACCGGGGAGTCGAAGAAATTCGCGACCTGCGTGAAAAAGTGAAATATGCTCCGACGGAAGTGCGCCACAAGGTTTACATCATTGATGAGGTACACATGTTGACGACGGAGGCATTCAACGCTTTACTGAAGACGTTGGAAGAGCCGCCGAGTCATGTTATGTTTATCTTGGCTACAACCGAACCGCATCGTTTGCCAGCGACTATCATTTCACGATGTCAGCGCTTTGATTTCCGACGCGTATCCCTAGAAGAACAGGTTATGCGTCTGGAACAAGTATGCGCTGATGAAGAGATTCAAGCGGATCGCGATAGTCTGGAGTATATCGCAAAGCTGTCAGATGGCGGCATGCGGGATGCTATCAGTCTACTTGACCAAGCCGCATCATTTACTGATGGCCATGTCACATATCGACAGGTGCTCGATATTACAGGAGGCATGCCAGAGGAGCAGTTTGCAGAGCTTGCGCAGGCAGTGCATAATAACGATGTGGGCATTGCGCTCACAGTTATTGAACGCCTCATGCAAGAGGGCAAGAGTGCAGACAAATGCATGGAAAGTTTGTTGTACTTCTTCCGAGACTTGCTTATGATGAAGATGGTGCCTAATGGGGGCGCGTTAACGGATCGCTTAACGAGAGTTGAGGGATTCCGTCCGTTGGCAGAATCGTTCACGGTGGAAAGGCTGTTCTTCACTATTGATACGTTGAATCGTTATCAGACAGAGATGAAATATGCGGTTCAACCGCAAACTTTGTTTGAAGTAGCATTGCTGAACATTGCATCGCAGGCTGGTTCTATCCAGAACAGCAGCGGCAATAGTGCGGCAGGAGCTACACAAGATTCAGACACAACGGCGTCATCCGCTGTCGTGCAACAATTGCAGCGACAACTTGCGTCCTTAGAGACGAAGTTGGAGCAAGTGATGAGTTCAGGGGCAACATCCGCAGCGACGGATAGTGCCAGTCGACAGGAAAGACAGCCAGCAGCAATTAGACAACCAGGGCGTGTTTCCAAACACACCAAAATGCCGCCGCATTTTGAGCGATATGTTTCAGCTCAAGACGAACCTGATTCTGGGCGAGTGCGTGGTAACTGGGGACAAGTGTTGCAGCGTGTGAAGGACTTAGGTGTCACTATTCACGCGTGGCTAGTTAATGGTGAGCCTGTGTCAGCATTAGAAGACAGTGTGCTCGTCGCCTTCAAGAATTCCATTCATCGGGATACGACCGAGAAGCCTAACAATAAGCAAGTTATCGAGCGTGTGTTTGCAGAAGTATTCGGCAAGCCTTATCGTCTTGATACGATGATGCTTAAAGATTGGCAGGTTGCTGATGTTAAAAAGGAAGCGAAGGAAGAGACTCCGTTCCAGCTTGAGCCGGAAGGTCAAGAAAATTCGCGAGAACCATGGATAGATGAGGCCATCCAAATGTTTGGAGAGGACCTTGTTATCATAAAAGATTAA